The following coding sequences are from one Streptococcus mitis window:
- a CDS encoding ribonuclease HII produces the protein MATIKEIKELLATVKDLDNPVFLELEKDSRSGVQKEISKRKKAIQAELDEDLRLESMLSYEKELYKQGLTLIAGVDEVGRGPLAGPVVAAAVILPKNCKIRGLNDSKKIPKKKHLEIFQAVQEQALSIGIGIMDNQVIDQVNIYEATKLAMKEAISQLRPQPEHLLIDAMKLDLPISQTSIIKGDANSLSIAAASIIAKVTRDELMKEYDQQFPGYDFAANAGYGTAKHLEGLTKLGVTPIHRTSFEPVKSLVLGEKES, from the coding sequence ATGGCGACGATTAAAGAAATCAAAGAACTCCTTGCAACAGTCAAGGACTTAGATAACCCTGTTTTTTTAGAACTTGAAAAGGATAGTCGCTCTGGAGTTCAAAAGGAAATCAGCAAGCGTAAAAAAGCCATTCAAGCTGAATTGGATGAGGATCTTCGTTTGGAATCCATGCTTTCCTATGAAAAAGAACTTTATAAGCAAGGATTGACCTTAATTGCAGGTGTTGATGAGGTCGGTCGTGGTCCTCTTGCTGGTCCTGTAGTCGCTGCAGCCGTTATTTTACCTAAAAATTGTAAAATTAGAGGTCTCAACGACAGCAAGAAAATTCCTAAAAAGAAACATCTGGAGATTTTCCAAGCAGTTCAGGAGCAAGCCTTGTCAATCGGCATTGGTATCATGGATAATCAGGTCATCGACCAAGTCAATATCTATGAAGCAACCAAACTAGCTATGAAGGAAGCAATCTCCCAGCTCCGTCCGCAACCTGAGCACCTTTTGATAGATGCCATGAAACTGGATTTACCAATTTCACAAACATCTATCATCAAGGGAGATGCCAATTCCCTTTCAATTGCAGCGGCTTCTATAATAGCCAAGGTGACACGTGATGAATTGATGAAGGAATACGATCAGCAGTTCCCTGGCTATGATTTTGCTGCTAATGCAGGATATGGAACTGCTAAACACCTGGAAGGCCTCACAAAACTAGGAGTTACCCCAATTCACCGAACCAGCTTTGAACCCGTTAAATCACTGGTTTTAGGAGAAAAAGAAAGTTAA
- a CDS encoding capsular polysaccharide synthesis protein: MKLQILQKKMARYRQILKYYGLKLTCVYFLAQKSDKMFYDFRRKILLHFVLKLRKEAQIDDLIDEKEEVTEFPKMIWTMWQQGEAQMPGTVQTSIKTIKNFAKRNDCEFYLLTDENLADFINIPRDITEKYKKKELSAAHYSDIIRFSLLCQYGGIWMDATLFVSPYATLEMFEGDFFSLNHPPIRSEQIERTVGDFKWAGFFLAGKKGKPYFKHIRDLYLYYVRKYPVFIHYLMMDYFILSEYKCSPYFENLVDRLPILAPAERVWFLRDHAHDLFDEKEWEEVLKTTPILKTTYKIKKEEVLPGSYLDQLLQGKLKE; the protein is encoded by the coding sequence ATGAAACTACAAATCTTACAAAAAAAAATGGCTCGCTATCGTCAAATTTTAAAATATTATGGCCTTAAACTAACATGTGTTTACTTTCTCGCACAAAAATCTGACAAGATGTTTTATGATTTTCGAAGAAAGATTCTTTTGCATTTTGTACTGAAATTAAGAAAAGAAGCTCAAATAGATGATTTGATAGATGAAAAAGAAGAAGTGACGGAATTTCCGAAAATGATTTGGACAATGTGGCAACAGGGAGAAGCTCAAATGCCTGGGACAGTCCAGACTTCAATAAAGACCATAAAAAACTTCGCCAAAAGAAATGATTGTGAATTCTATTTGTTGACGGATGAAAATCTGGCGGATTTCATCAATATTCCAAGAGACATCACCGAAAAATACAAGAAAAAAGAATTATCAGCTGCGCATTATTCAGATATTATTCGTTTTAGTCTCTTATGCCAATACGGTGGCATTTGGATGGATGCAACCTTATTTGTATCTCCCTATGCAACTTTAGAAATGTTTGAAGGGGACTTTTTTAGTTTGAATCATCCACCTATACGATCTGAACAAATAGAACGAACTGTTGGTGACTTTAAATGGGCAGGTTTCTTTCTGGCAGGAAAAAAAGGCAAGCCTTATTTTAAACATATTCGGGATTTATATCTTTACTATGTTCGTAAATATCCAGTTTTTATTCATTACCTGATGATGGATTATTTTATTTTGTCCGAATATAAGTGCAGTCCTTATTTTGAAAACTTAGTGGATAGATTACCTATTCTAGCACCAGCTGAGCGTGTTTGGTTTTTAAGAGACCATGCCCATGATCTTTTTGATGAAAAAGAATGGGAAGAAGTGTTAAAAACAACACCGATTTTAAAAACGACTTATAAAATCAAGAAAGAAGAAGTCCTTCCAGGAAGTTATCTCGATCAACTTTTACAAGGAAAATTAAAGGAATAG
- a CDS encoding lipopolysaccharide biosynthesis protein yields MKYTKKSRTEFATLNTSIALALQPFQVLLGFINRTIFINLLGVTYLGLNNYLSSLVSILSLAELGVAGAMSYALYGPLGREEHGKINAFMILFKKLYRIIGFSIFILGAILSLFLPYMIKDYTVNSEVYLIFFLFVFNSASSYFFSYKRTLLYVDQRNYMMTLIDFGLNTLRVCLQIGILFFTKNYIFYLLISIMMNFIGNIIMSGIVDRLYGYLFKNEITPINQEEKEKFIRNIKGNIVGSIGETIVFQTDSILMASFISLAAIGIYGNYTYVLGFLSLILNTVINSVVSSVGNLVHSKSTTVADTVKFLKKYQFIAFSLIYFASLGYLMFIHPFMTIWLGESFSFNRTVEILIILHFFLTFYRRPILTLISVYGLSYEQNKKVIVEILLNISLSLYFLAILDLGVAGILLGTICSTVLTCTWYEPYSAFKYGLKASSKDFFKTMLQDFSVVGMSILLLSLLDNYLLTQLDFILSLAIKIVLYLTVLGVYVFLFRNHEGGKQIIFMIQKVLKLKK; encoded by the coding sequence ATGAAATACACGAAAAAAAGTAGAACCGAATTTGCCACCTTAAATACGAGTATTGCTCTGGCATTGCAACCTTTTCAAGTCCTTCTTGGCTTTATCAATCGAACTATTTTTATCAATTTACTTGGGGTAACCTATCTAGGATTAAACAATTATTTGTCTAGCTTAGTTTCTATCCTGTCTTTGGCAGAATTAGGGGTTGCTGGAGCCATGAGCTATGCACTATATGGACCCTTAGGCAGAGAAGAACATGGAAAAATCAATGCCTTTATGATTCTTTTCAAAAAATTATATAGAATCATCGGCTTTTCTATTTTTATACTGGGCGCTATACTTTCTTTATTTCTTCCTTACATGATAAAGGATTATACGGTAAATAGTGAAGTATATTTGATATTTTTTCTCTTTGTATTTAACTCAGCTTCCAGCTATTTTTTCTCCTATAAACGAACCTTGCTTTATGTCGATCAGCGTAATTATATGATGACTTTGATTGACTTTGGATTAAATACGCTTCGTGTATGCTTGCAAATCGGAATTTTATTCTTTACCAAAAATTATATCTTTTATCTATTGATCAGTATCATGATGAATTTTATAGGGAATATCATCATGTCGGGGATTGTTGATAGATTGTATGGTTACTTGTTTAAGAATGAGATAACACCCATTAATCAGGAGGAAAAAGAAAAATTTATCCGAAATATCAAAGGAAATATAGTCGGTAGTATTGGAGAAACCATTGTTTTTCAAACAGATAGTATTCTAATGGCAAGTTTTATCAGCTTAGCAGCTATTGGTATTTATGGGAATTATACCTATGTTTTAGGATTTCTTTCACTGATTTTAAATACTGTGATAAATTCAGTTGTTTCTTCCGTAGGTAACTTAGTCCATTCGAAATCTACGACAGTAGCAGATACGGTTAAATTCCTAAAAAAATACCAATTTATTGCTTTTAGCTTGATTTATTTTGCTAGCTTAGGCTATTTAATGTTCATTCATCCATTTATGACTATCTGGTTAGGTGAGAGTTTTTCATTTAATCGTACAGTTGAGATTTTGATTATCCTTCATTTTTTCCTAACTTTTTATAGAAGACCGATTCTAACGTTGATTTCAGTTTATGGCTTAAGTTATGAGCAAAATAAAAAAGTTATCGTCGAGATTTTATTAAATATTTCCCTTTCACTCTACTTTTTAGCGATTTTAGATTTAGGAGTAGCTGGAATTTTATTGGGTACGATTTGTTCAACAGTCTTAACCTGCACATGGTATGAACCCTATAGCGCCTTTAAGTATGGATTGAAAGCTTCCTCAAAGGACTTTTTTAAAACAATGTTACAAGATTTCTCAGTTGTAGGGATGAGTATCCTACTTTTGAGTTTACTGGATAACTACCTCTTAACTCAGCTAGATTTCATTCTCAGTTTGGCAATCAAAATCGTTCTTTATTTGACAGTATTGGGTGTCTACGTTTTCCTATTTAGAAATCATGAAGGTGGAAAACAAATTATATTCATGATTCAAAAAGTGTTAAAGTTAAAAAAATAA
- the xerS gene encoding tyrosine recombinase XerS has product MKREILLERIDKLKKIMPWYVLEYYQSKLAVPYSFTTLYEYLKEYDRFFSWVLESGISNADKISDIPLSVLENMSKKDMESFILYLRERPLLNANTTKQGVSQTTINRTLSALSSLYKYLTEEVENDQGEPYFYRNVMKKVSTKKKKETLAARAENIKQKLFLGNETEGFLTYIDQEYPQQLSNRALSSFNKNKERDLAIIALLLASGVRLSEAVNLDLRDLNLKMMVIDVTRKGGKRDSVNVAAFAKPYLENYLAIRNQRYKTEKTDTALFLTLYRGLPNRIDASSVEKMVAKYSEDFKVRVTPHKLRHTLATRLYDATKSQVLVSHQLGHASTQVTDLYTHIVNDEQKNALDSL; this is encoded by the coding sequence ATGAAACGTGAGATTTTACTGGAACGAATCGACAAACTAAAAAAAATCATGCCCTGGTATGTTCTGGAATACTACCAATCTAAGCTTGCTGTGCCCTACAGTTTTACAACACTGTACGAATACCTCAAGGAATACGATCGATTTTTCAGTTGGGTTTTGGAGTCTGGGATTTCAAACGCTGATAAAATATCTGATATTCCTTTATCTGTATTGGAAAACATGTCTAAGAAAGACATGGAATCCTTTATTCTTTACCTACGTGAACGTCCTTTGCTAAACGCTAATACAACCAAGCAAGGAGTTTCTCAGACAACCATCAATCGGACTTTGTCAGCACTTTCCAGTCTTTACAAGTATCTGACCGAGGAAGTTGAAAACGATCAGGGAGAGCCTTATTTTTATCGTAATGTAATGAAGAAAGTTTCAACAAAGAAAAAGAAAGAAACGCTTGCTGCCAGAGCTGAAAACATCAAGCAAAAACTCTTTTTAGGTAATGAAACAGAAGGTTTTCTAACTTATATTGACCAAGAGTATCCACAACAACTTTCAAATCGCGCTCTCTCATCATTTAACAAAAATAAAGAACGTGATTTGGCCATTATTGCCCTTCTCTTGGCGTCTGGTGTCCGCTTATCTGAAGCTGTTAATCTGGATCTAAGGGATCTCAATCTCAAAATGATGGTTATTGATGTCACTCGAAAAGGGGGAAAACGTGACTCGGTCAATGTCGCTGCTTTTGCTAAGCCTTATTTAGAGAATTATCTGGCCATTCGTAATCAACGCTATAAGACAGAAAAAACAGATACAGCCCTTTTTTTGACACTCTACAGAGGTCTTCCTAATCGTATCGATGCTTCCAGTGTGGAAAAGATGGTTGCTAAGTACTCTGAGGACTTCAAAGTCCGTGTAACTCCCCATAAACTGCGCCATACGCTAGCAACCAGGCTTTATGATGCGACTAAATCGCAAGTTTTGGTCAGCCATCAGCTAGGACATGCCAGTACACAAGTCACTGACCTCTATACCCATATCGTTAATGATGAACAAAAGAATGCTCTAGATAGTTTATAA
- a CDS encoding lipoate--protein ligase, producing MKYIINHSNDTAFNIALEEYAFKHLLDEDQIFLLWINKPSIIVGRHQNTIEEINRDYVRENGIEVVRRISGGGAVYHDLNNLNYTIISKEDENKAFDFKSFSTPVINTLAQLGVKAEFTGRNDLEIDGKKFCGNAQAYINGRIMHHGCLLFDVDLSVLANALKVSKDKFESKGVKSVRARVTNIINELPEKITVEEFRDLLLEYMKKEYPEMTEYVFSEEELAEINRIKDTKFGTWDWNYGKSPEFNVRRGTKFTSGKVEVFANVTESKIQDIKIYGDFFGIEDVAAVEDVLRGVKYEREDVLKALETIDITRYFAGISREEIAEAVVG from the coding sequence ATGAAATATATTATCAATCATTCAAACGACACTGCCTTTAATATTGCCTTGGAAGAATATGCCTTTAAACACCTTTTGGATGAGGATCAAATCTTCCTACTTTGGATTAACAAACCATCTATCATTGTTGGTCGTCACCAGAATACCATCGAAGAAATCAACCGTGATTATGTTCGAGAAAATGGTATTGAGGTGGTCCGCCGTATCAGCGGTGGTGGAGCTGTTTACCACGATTTAAATAACCTCAACTACACGATCATCTCAAAAGAAGATGAAAACAAGGCTTTTGACTTCAAGAGCTTCTCAACTCCTGTTATCAATACTTTGGCTCAACTTGGGGTTAAGGCTGAATTTACAGGTCGTAACGACTTAGAAATCGACGGTAAGAAATTCTGTGGAAATGCCCAAGCCTATATCAACGGCCGTATCATGCACCACGGTTGCTTGCTCTTTGACGTTGATTTGTCAGTCCTCGCAAATGCCCTCAAGGTTTCAAAGGATAAATTTGAATCAAAAGGTGTGAAATCGGTTCGTGCTCGTGTGACCAATATTATCAATGAATTACCAGAAAAAATCACAGTCGAAGAATTCCGTGACTTACTCTTGGAATACATGAAAAAAGAGTATCCAGAGATGACAGAATACGTTTTTTCTGAGGAAGAATTAGCTGAAATTAACCGTATCAAAGATACTAAGTTTGGAACTTGGGACTGGAACTACGGTAAATCACCTGAATTTAACGTCCGTCGTGGAACAAAATTCACTAGTGGTAAGGTGGAAGTCTTTGCTAACGTTACTGAATCAAAAATCCAAGACATCAAGATTTATGGTGACTTCTTTGGTATCGAAGACGTTGCTGCAGTAGAAGATGTCCTTCGTGGGGTGAAATACGAACGCGAAGATGTCCTCAAAGCGCTAGAAACCATTGATATCACACGCTACTTCGCTGGTATTAGCCGTGAAGAAATTGCTGAAGCGGTAGTCGGATAA
- a CDS encoding ClC family H(+)/Cl(-) exchange transporter: MEEQSETLSSKKEFAFASSTILSQVGRGIIVGLVVGIIVGSFRFLIEKGFHLIQGLYQDQAHLVRNLFIIGLFYLIVCWLSAKLTRSEKDIKGSGIPQVEAELKGLMTLNWWGVLWKKYILGILAIASGLMLGREGPSIQLGAVGGKGIAKWLKSSPVEERSLIASGAAAGLAAAFNAPIAGLLFVVEEVYHHFSRFFWVSTLAASLVANFVSLLIFGLTPVLDMPDNIPLMTLDQYWIYLLMGIFLGLSGFLYEKAVLNVGRVYDWLGQKIHLDRAYYPIFAFILILPVGIFLPQILGGGNQLVLSLTEQDFSFQVLLVYFLIRFVWSMISYGSGLPGGIFLPILALGSLLGALVGVICVNLGLVSQEQFPIFVILGMSGYFGAISKAPLTAMILVTEMVGDIRNLMPLGLVTLVAYIIMDLLKGAPVYEAMLEKMLPEEATDEGEVTLIEIPVSDKIAGKQVHELNLPHNILITTQVHNGKSQTVNGSTRMYLGDMIHLVIPKSEIGKVKDLLL; the protein is encoded by the coding sequence ATGGAGGAACAGTCAGAAACACTCAGTTCCAAGAAAGAATTTGCCTTTGCCTCGAGTACCATATTATCCCAAGTTGGACGAGGAATCATCGTCGGTCTCGTTGTTGGAATTATCGTTGGATCCTTTCGTTTCTTAATCGAAAAAGGCTTCCACCTGATACAAGGACTTTATCAAGATCAAGCGCACCTAGTGCGCAATCTTTTTATCATTGGTCTATTTTATTTAATAGTTTGTTGGCTCAGTGCTAAATTAACACGGTCAGAAAAAGATATCAAAGGCTCAGGAATTCCTCAAGTCGAAGCCGAACTGAAAGGCCTCATGACCCTCAACTGGTGGGGCGTTCTTTGGAAAAAATATATCCTAGGAATTCTTGCTATTGCTAGTGGTCTTATGCTGGGGCGTGAAGGGCCAAGTATTCAACTTGGAGCTGTTGGTGGTAAAGGAATTGCCAAATGGCTCAAATCCAGTCCAGTAGAGGAACGCTCCTTGATTGCTAGTGGAGCTGCCGCTGGTCTAGCTGCAGCCTTTAATGCGCCGATTGCAGGACTTCTCTTTGTGGTAGAAGAAGTCTATCATCACTTTTCTCGATTTTTCTGGGTTTCCACTCTAGCAGCTAGTCTCGTAGCAAACTTTGTTTCTCTGCTCATATTTGGCCTAACACCCGTACTGGATATGCCAGACAACATCCCACTCATGACCTTAGATCAGTATTGGATTTACCTCCTTATGGGAATTTTTCTAGGACTTTCCGGTTTTCTCTATGAGAAAGCTGTGCTCAATGTTGGTCGAGTTTATGATTGGCTTGGTCAAAAAATCCATTTGGATAGAGCTTATTATCCAATTTTTGCCTTTATTCTCATCCTACCAGTCGGAATCTTCTTACCCCAAATCCTTGGTGGTGGAAATCAGCTGGTTCTTTCCCTAACTGAGCAAGATTTTAGTTTCCAAGTTCTATTAGTTTACTTTTTGATTCGCTTTGTTTGGAGCATGATTAGTTATGGAAGTGGTCTTCCAGGAGGAATTTTCCTACCAATTTTGGCGCTTGGCTCCTTACTTGGAGCTCTAGTTGGTGTTATTTGTGTCAATCTTGGACTTGTCAGTCAAGAGCAATTCCCTATATTTGTCATTCTAGGAATGAGTGGTTATTTTGGAGCAATATCTAAGGCTCCCTTAACTGCTATGATACTCGTAACTGAGATGGTAGGAGATATTCGCAACCTCATGCCACTTGGATTAGTAACCTTGGTCGCCTACATCATCATGGATCTACTCAAGGGTGCACCAGTCTATGAGGCTATGTTGGAAAAAATGCTGCCAGAAGAAGCGACAGATGAAGGAGAAGTCACTCTCATTGAAATCCCTGTTTCTGACAAAATCGCTGGAAAACAGGTTCATGAACTCAACCTACCACATAATATCCTCATCACCACCCAAGTCCATAACGGTAAAAGTCAAACCGTTAACGGTTCAACCAGAATGTATCTCGGAGATATGATTCACCTAGTTATTCCAAAAAGTGAAATTGGGAAAGTAAAAGATTTATTGTTGTAG
- a CDS encoding sugar transferase, with translation MNYYLKEFYAEAKHAGSKARLDAEKIMLEAGYQPFSLNNDSNPITLTKNDVLVLQFPLLWHTLKKQIFTRFLKNRTFKAYLLIHDIESLRNKKIKSFTDFKYSIIHFLQNKTVLEKVDGIIAHNEKMKAELVRLGIPEEKIVSLEIFDYLIPHYKEKKAYEKETILLAGNFDIRKTKYARQLPEKPDFSIYGINFEEENLPHNVHYQGAFSPDELSNHLHGGFGLVWDGDSPHTCSGMYGEYLKMNNPHKASLYLASGFPIIVWSQSALAEFVRKNHCGILVDSLFEIADCLNSIDEEDFQELIKNSKKIGEKIRSGYFLETALEKCERNL, from the coding sequence ATGAATTATTACTTAAAAGAATTTTACGCAGAAGCCAAACATGCAGGATCTAAGGCAAGATTAGATGCTGAAAAAATAATGCTAGAAGCAGGATATCAACCTTTTTCCCTAAATAATGATTCAAATCCCATCACTTTGACAAAAAATGATGTGTTAGTTCTTCAATTTCCGTTATTATGGCATACCTTAAAAAAACAAATTTTTACGAGATTTTTGAAAAATAGAACATTCAAAGCTTATTTGCTGATTCACGATATCGAGTCCCTGAGAAATAAAAAAATCAAGTCATTTACAGATTTCAAATATTCCATTATCCATTTTTTACAAAATAAAACAGTCCTTGAAAAAGTAGATGGTATTATCGCTCATAATGAAAAGATGAAAGCAGAACTTGTGCGATTAGGAATACCGGAAGAGAAGATTGTTTCCTTAGAGATATTTGACTATTTGATTCCACATTATAAAGAGAAGAAAGCTTATGAAAAAGAAACTATTTTGTTAGCTGGAAATTTCGATATTCGGAAAACAAAATACGCAAGACAATTACCCGAAAAACCAGATTTTTCTATTTATGGCATTAACTTTGAAGAGGAGAATCTTCCTCACAACGTTCATTATCAAGGTGCTTTTTCTCCTGATGAACTTTCTAATCACTTGCATGGCGGTTTTGGCTTAGTCTGGGATGGAGATAGCCCCCATACTTGTAGTGGAATGTATGGAGAGTATTTAAAGATGAATAACCCTCATAAAGCTTCTCTTTATTTAGCCTCAGGTTTTCCGATTATTGTATGGAGCCAATCTGCTTTAGCGGAGTTTGTACGAAAAAACCATTGTGGAATACTTGTTGATTCATTATTTGAAATTGCAGATTGTTTAAACTCGATTGATGAAGAAGATTTTCAAGAGCTGATTAAAAATAGTAAAAAAATTGGAGAAAAAATTCGTAGTGGGTATTTTCTAGAAACAGCTTTAGAAAAATGTGAAAGGAATTTGTAG
- a CDS encoding glycosyltransferase yields the protein MKRILVCGLVPDVGGLEKIVLDFYNHIDTSEFELEFLLQGPEDVEFSDHFKKLCRNPLVVHRIPKLRPHIQQALKEWDDFFKKNAHRYDIVWSNQNGLTHLEFLKLAKKYGIEKRIVHGHCATADKFYRFIHPVNRFFVGKYATDYWACGTEALNHFYHGQERKKALVIHNAIEVEKFLYDQEMQAQLRKEYQIPENCLVIGQVSRLYEKQKNQSFCVKVFSEIVKKEPNSRLVFIGRGDTAFLENVAKEYGVVDKVIFTGLTTNVGKMLNLLDVFFFPSHFEGLPIVLIEAQANGLPVVTANHLPDARILDNYDNSLSLKDSLEKWADKILSVRNHRELDTEKVKQLIDENGYEIESATRQLEKLFDE from the coding sequence ATGAAAAGAATATTGGTTTGTGGTCTGGTTCCAGATGTTGGTGGCTTGGAAAAAATTGTTCTAGATTTTTATAACCATATTGATACCTCTGAATTTGAACTAGAATTTTTACTACAAGGTCCTGAAGATGTTGAATTTAGTGATCATTTTAAAAAGCTTTGTCGCAATCCTCTAGTCGTTCATAGAATCCCCAAGTTAAGACCTCATATCCAGCAAGCCTTAAAAGAATGGGATGATTTTTTTAAGAAAAATGCTCATCGTTATGATATTGTATGGTCCAATCAAAATGGCTTGACACATTTAGAATTTTTAAAATTGGCAAAGAAATATGGGATAGAAAAAAGAATCGTTCATGGACATTGTGCTACAGCAGATAAATTTTATCGCTTTATTCATCCAGTCAATCGATTTTTTGTCGGCAAATATGCGACAGATTATTGGGCCTGCGGAACAGAAGCATTGAACCATTTTTATCATGGTCAAGAACGAAAAAAGGCCTTAGTTATTCATAATGCCATTGAAGTTGAGAAATTTTTATATGATCAAGAAATGCAAGCCCAACTTCGAAAGGAGTATCAGATCCCTGAAAATTGTTTGGTCATTGGGCAAGTGTCCCGTTTATATGAAAAACAAAAAAATCAAAGTTTTTGTGTTAAGGTCTTTTCTGAAATCGTCAAAAAAGAACCAAATTCTCGTCTAGTATTTATTGGAAGAGGAGATACTGCATTTTTAGAAAATGTGGCAAAAGAATATGGAGTAGTAGACAAAGTCATTTTTACAGGCTTGACCACTAATGTCGGAAAAATGCTAAATCTTCTAGACGTTTTCTTCTTCCCATCTCATTTTGAAGGATTGCCAATTGTACTCATTGAAGCTCAGGCAAATGGATTGCCTGTTGTAACAGCAAATCATCTACCAGATGCAAGAATACTAGATAACTATGACAACAGCCTGTCTTTGAAAGATTCTCTTGAAAAATGGGCAGATAAGATTTTGTCGGTCAGAAATCATCGAGAGCTTGATACAGAAAAGGTGAAACAGCTGATAGATGAAAATGGCTACGAGATTGAATCAGCAACCAGACAGTTGGAGAAATTATTTGATGAGTGA
- the ylqF gene encoding ribosome biogenesis GTPase YlqF, with translation MATIQWFPGHMSKARRQVQENLKFVDFVTILVDARLPLSSQNPMLTKIVGDKPKLLILNKADLADPAMTKEWRQYFESKGIQTLAINSKEQVTVKVVTDAAKKLMADKIARQRERGIKIETLRTMIIGIPNAGKSTLMNRLAGKKIAVVGNKPGVTKGQQWLKTNKDLEILDTPGILWPKFEDETVALKLALTGAIKDQLLPMDEVTIFGINYFKEHYPEKLAERFKQMKIEEEAPVIIMDMTRALGFRDDYDRFYSLFVKEVRDGKLGNYTLDTLDDLDGDD, from the coding sequence ATGGCTACTATTCAATGGTTTCCTGGTCACATGTCTAAAGCGCGTCGACAGGTGCAGGAAAATTTAAAATTTGTTGATTTTGTAACGATTTTGGTGGATGCTCGTTTACCTCTATCTAGTCAAAATCCTATGTTGACAAAGATTGTTGGTGACAAACCAAAACTCTTGATTTTAAACAAGGCGGACTTGGCCGATCCAGCAATGACCAAAGAATGGCGTCAGTATTTTGAATCAAAGGGAATCCAGACTCTAGCTATCAACTCCAAAGAACAAGTAACTGTAAAAGTTGTAACAGATGCGGCCAAAAAGCTCATGGCTGATAAGATTGCTCGCCAGAGAGAACGTGGGATAAAAATTGAAACCTTGCGTACCATGATTATCGGGATTCCAAATGCTGGTAAATCAACGCTTATGAACCGTTTGGCTGGTAAGAAAATTGCCGTTGTCGGCAATAAACCAGGTGTAACCAAGGGACAACAATGGCTCAAAACCAATAAAGACCTTGAAATCTTGGATACACCGGGGATTCTTTGGCCTAAGTTTGAGGATGAAACTGTTGCTCTTAAACTAGCCTTGACTGGAGCTATCAAAGACCAGCTGCTTCCTATGGATGAGGTGACAATTTTTGGTATCAATTATTTCAAAGAACATTATCCAGAAAAGTTGGCTGAACGCTTCAAACAAATGAAAATTGAAGAAGAAGCGCCTGTTATTATTATGGATATGACCCGTGCCCTCGGTTTCCGTGACGACTATGATCGTTTTTACAGCCTCTTCGTGAAGGAAGTCCGCGATGGCAAACTCGGTAACTATACCTTAGATACATTGGATGACCTCGATGGCGACGATTAA